The proteins below are encoded in one region of Silene latifolia isolate original U9 population chromosome 2, ASM4854445v1, whole genome shotgun sequence:
- the LOC141642717 gene encoding large ribosomal RNA subunit accumulation protein YCED homolog 1, chloroplastic has translation MSVHYLSSINPILNNNNNNNNQRGCCLKTQIQNLHCIHPFTTVPILFKKPYNNLVSRQVLSPKSTEEEITYDFDLGDEEDDDEGSPWEGSVVYRRNSSISHIEYCTTLESLGLAKLSSQLSTSTASTMGLRVTKSVKDYLDGTPVLVSVDITRKKRKLRLDGIIRTVITLSCYRCGEAAAESVFSNFSLLLTEEPVEEPDTINFGTMYGDEKTKSTSRTGENEEDEDDALIDIEDRLYFPPEEKEIDISKQIRDLIHLEITINSICDSRCKGLCLQCGTNLNTSKCSCGKQETVDAGFGPLGGLRDQMKHK, from the exons ATGTCAGTACACTACTTGTCCAGCATAAACCCCATcctcaataacaataacaataataataatcaaagggGGTGTTGCTTGAAAACCCAAATCCAAAATCTGCACTGCATTCATCCTTTTACTACTGTTCCTATACTGTTTAAAAAACCATATAACAATTTAGTAAGTAGACAGGTTTTATCACCAAAATCAACTGAGGAGGAAATCACGTACGATTTCGATTTgggtgatgaggaagatgatgatgagggaTCCCCATGGGAAGGTAGTGTTGTTTATCGACGAAACTCGTCAATCTCACACATTGAATACTGTACTACTTTGGAGAGCCTTGGTTTGGCCAAGCTTTCTTCACAGCTTTCTACTTCCACAGCATCTACTATGGGTTTACGCGTCACCAAATCTGTCAAGGATTATTTGGACGGAACACCTGTTCTCGTGTCTGTTGATATAACCCGAAAGAAGCGTAAACTTAGACTTGATGGCATCATCAGAACTGTCATTACCCTCTCTTGCTATAG GTGTGGTGAAGCAGCTGCCGAGAGCGTGTTTTCCAACTTTTCACTTTTGCTAACAGAGGAACCCGTGGAGGAGCCTGATACCATCAACTTTGGAACGATGTATGGTGACGAGAAAACAAAGAGCACAAGTCGGACAGGTGAAAACGAGGAAGATGAAGATGATGCCTTGATTGATATTGAGGATAGGCTTTATTTCCCTCCAGAAGAAAAAGAAATCGACATTTCGAAGCAGATAAGAGACCTGATCCATCTAGAGATTACCATAAACTCAATATGTGATTCCAGGTGCAAAGGCTTGTGTCTCCAGTGTGGTACCAATCTGAATACTAGTAAGTGCAGCTGTGGTAAACAGGAAACAGTTGATGCGGGGTTTGGTCCACTTGGAGGTTTAAGAGACCAAATGAAACATAAGTAA
- the LOC141642716 gene encoding protein IWS1 homolog 1: MGYDDDPYRDEDGEPLMDYDDIQSDGEQPQQIPPNDDVQDFNDFNEDVDDDDGENWGMQDDSPKSNPVESSKSRKRLIKKSGNDDNHTPSEFNDFADDDEVGEAAYDDIVAEKRKGKGAMTSDEGRGEKRKEKKKLRKDKFSTGGGGGDGGSSGAKPKLSLKRRKSGGNGEVEPDADVNEMWATIAGADSEDDHDGTKTLDDDNFIDDTGVDPSDRYEEGGSPSRFAQAEEGEDEEELFRPGKKKKKNERSAAEIADLVERLMAELELVVEEDAIFNQHGKPAINKLRKLPLLVDALSKKQLQHEFLDHGVLTLLKNWLEPLPDGSLPNINIREAILRILTDFPIDLDQYDRREQLKKSGLGKVIMFLSRSDEETTSNRKLAKELVDKWSRPIFNKSTRFEDMRNHDEERVQRRPPVRRPANKASALESHDDDLEFSSGRKAGPSGARLHASRPEATPMDFTIRPQSKVDPDEIRARSKQGQQDERRMKMNKKLQQLKQMKRRKLQATKVSVEGRGMVKYL; encoded by the exons ATGGGCTACGATGATGATCC GTATCGTGATGAAGACGGAGAACCGTTGATGGACTACGACGACATCCAATCGGACGGCGAACAACCGCAACAAATCCCGCCAAATGACGATGTTCAGGATTTCAACGATTTCAACGAAGATGTTGACGACGACGACGGTGAAAATTGGGGGATGCAGGATGATTCGCCTAAATCAAACCCCGTCGAATCGTCAAAATCTCGAAAACGCCTTATTAAAAAGAGCGGCAATGACGATAATCATACGCCATCCGAATTCAATGATTTCGCGGATGATGATGAAGTCGGTGAGGCAGCGTACGACGATATTGTTGCGGAGAAGAGGAAGGGTAAGGGGGCGATGACGAGTGATGAAGGAAGAGGAGagaagaggaaggagaaaaaaaaGTTGAGGAAAGATAAGTTTAGTactggtggtggcggtggtgatgGTGGCAGTAGCGGTGCGAAGCCAAAATTGAGTTTGAAACGGAGAAAGAGTGGTGGCAATGGCGAGGTGGAACCCGATGCCGATGTTAATGAGATGTGGGCTACTATTGCTGGTGCTGATTCTGAG GACGATCATGATGGTACAAAGACATTAGATGATGATAATTTCATAGATGATACTGGCGTGGACCCATCGGATAGGTACGAGGAAGGAGGTTCTCCCAGTCGTTTTGCTCAG GCAGAGGAGGGTGAGGATGAGGAGGAGCTATTTAGACCGggtaagaaaaagaagaaaaacgagAGAAGTGCTGCTGAAATTGCAGATTTGGTGGAGCGGCTGATGGCTGAACTTGAACTTGTGGTTGAAGAAGATGCTATTTTTAATCAACATGGAAAACCGGCTATCAATAAGCTCAGAAAGCTGCCTCTTCTTGTTGACGCCCTTTCAAA GAAACAACTGCAACATGAATTTCTTGATCATGGTGTCTTAACGTTGCTGAAAAATTGGCTGGAGCCACTCCCTGATGGAAGCCTGCCTAATATCAATATACGCGAAGCAATATTGAGAATCCTAACTGAC TTTCCAATTGATTTAGACCAATATGATAGAAGAGAACAATTGAAGAAGAGCGGTCTAGGGAAG GTCATTATGTTTTTGTCAAGATCAGATGAAGAGACAACTTCAAATAGGAAACTTGCCAAAGAATTGGTTGACAAATGG AGTCGTCCAATTTTTAACAAGAGCACAAGATTTGAAGATATGAGAAATCATGATGAAGAAAGGGTTCAAAGGAGACCTCCTGTGAGGAG GCCAGCAAATAAAGCTTCGGCATTAGAATCTCATGATGATGACCTTGAATTTTCATC GGGGCGGAAGGCAGGCCCATCTGGTGCTAGGCTGCATGCTTCTAGACCTGAAGCAACACCCATGGACTTCACGATTCGTCCTCAATCCAAAGTTGACCCTGATGAAATTAGAGCTCGGTCTAAACAAGGGCAGCAAGATGAAAGACGTATGAAG ATGAATAAGAAACTTCAACAGCTGAAACAAATGAAAAGGAGAAAGCTGCAAGCAACTAAAGTCAGTGTGGAGGGACGCGGTATGGTGAAATATCTATGA